In Colletotrichum higginsianum IMI 349063 chromosome 1, whole genome shotgun sequence, one genomic interval encodes:
- a CDS encoding Sterol esterase: protein MGTLSESPVRHRDRLHDKGVAHTAIEFAQQAEKLSLQSHQNNDSEVAVEARFVTPQDPIIITSEGNRLPGVPLVEAHKLNVLKEELEDGPAVVKIKQGSDTEEEIDTGKEASNGQERIISLPTDTNGKSIQKSEEGSLRRQTPPSHTNPLFPPLPLYGPPSLLRDLHCMVFRISAFFLSLAFLGVIVLGALFTSIPPLCRHIFYRLTLQNPDKKRPFFEEEARRAKVREEENRKWKRSNSLDNDREIADEFVPTEGGPDPIVCDVGYYARRVGLDVEELQVQTEDGFIIDLWHVYDPEEYTRMSEDDRSDRGPQIFTPSKKKLKDPSQKRKFPVLLMHGLLQSSGAYCTNDENSLAFYLCKSGYDVWLGNNRCGFKPKHASLEYNDPRMWCWNIRQMGVFDLPALTSRVLYETGFGKIGLICHSQGTTQTLVALAKEQRPDLGEKLTVFCALAPAAYAGPLIGKMYFKFMRIITPGMFRLMFGIHAFIPFMMQMHQLLHPKVYGWLGYKVFSFLFDWTDTKWDRGLRDRMFQFAPVYVSAESMRWWLGRECFARHKCILSTKEDVRAEEKEDHINGNDCHTLRADDADGLMSQRTLDEHTRRPKGSTAWYNEQAPPFALWVAGNDDLVDGKKLLRRFERGREPHVNVVHSKVIPEYEHLDVIWAMDAPEQVFKEVREVLWKTCDARDECRVPKGCEDVKRWTPTNRVANGESEESQSSSDDAE from the coding sequence ATGGGTACCCTTTCCGAGTCTCCGGTTCGCCACCGAGACCGATTACACGACAAGGGCGTCGCACACACCGCCATCGAGTTTGCCCAGCAAGCCGAGAAGTTGTCGCTCCAGAGCCACCAGAACAACGATtccgaggtcgccgtcgaagcTCGATTCGTTACACCCCAAGACCCTATCATCATCACATCGGAGGGCAACAGGCTTCCAGGTGTGCCGCTCGTCGAGGCGCACAAATTGAACGTGCTCAAGGAAGAACTTGAAGATGGTCCTGCGGTAGTCAAGATCAAGCAAGGGAGCGACACTGAAGAAGAGATCGATACCGGCAAAGAAGCCTCGAATGGACAGGAAAGAATCATCTCGCTACCCACAGACACGAACGGAAAATCGATACAGAAATCGGAAGAAGGCTCCCTTCGTCGCCAAACGCCGCCGTCACACACCAACCCCTTATTCCCCCCCCTGCCCCTTTACGGGCCACCGTCATTACTTCGCGACTTGCATTGTATGGTGTTCCGcatctcggccttcttcttgagtTTGGCTTTTCTTGGGGTCATTGTTCTCGGTGCACTCTTCACAAGCATACCGCCGCTGTGCCGCCATATTTTCTACCGTTTGACTCTGCAGAACCCAGACAAGAAGAGGCCGTTCTTCGAAGAGGAAGCGCGCAGGGCCAAAGTGCGCGAGGAGGAAAACCGGAAATGGAAGCGTAGCAACAGCCTGGACAACGACAGGGAGATCGCTGATGAATTCGTCCCTACGGAAGGCGGGCCCGATCCGATAGTCTGCGACGTTGGATACTACGCTCGTcgcgtcggcctcgatgtAGAAGAGTTACAAGTTCAGACCGAAGACGGATTCATCATCGACCTGTGGCATGTATACGACCCCGAAGAATACACAAGAATGAGCGAGGACGACAGATCAGACAGGGGGCCCCAAATATTCACCCCTTCCAAGAAAAAGCTCAAAGACCCCAGCCAGAAGCGCAAGTTTCCCGTTCTGCTTATGCACGGGCTTCTCCAGAGCTCAGGGGCCTACTGCACGAACGACGAGAATTCGCTGGCATTCTACCTCTGCAAGTCCGGGTACGACGTCTGGCTTGGCAACAACCGCTGCGGCTTTAAGCCCAAACATGCCTCGCTGGAGTACAATGACCCGCGAATGTGGTGCTGGAACATTCGCCAGATGGGTGTGTTTGACCTGCCGGCGCTGACCTCGCGTGTCCTCTACGAAACCGGCTTCGGGAAGATTGGCTTGATCTGCCACTCTCAGGGCACCACCCAGACACTCGTCGCACTGGCAAAGGAGCAACGGCCAGACCTGGGCGAGAAGCTGACGGTTTTCTGCGCTCTGGCGCCGGCTGCCTACGCCGGGCCCCTAATCGGGAAGATGTACTTCAAATTCATGAGGATCATCACGCCGGGCATGTTCCGTTTAATGTTCGGCATCCACGCTTTCATCCCCTTCATGATGCAGATGCACCAGCTTCTTCACCCCAAGGTCTACGGGTGGCTCGGGTACAAGGTCTTCTCCTTCCTGTTCGACTGGACGGACACGAAGTGGGATCGCGGCCTGAGAGACCGCATGTTCCAATTCGCACCTGTATACGTCAGCGCCGAGTCCATGCGCTGGTGGCTCGGAAGAGAGTGCTTTGCGAGACACAAATGCATCCTCTCCACCAAAGAGGACGtccgcgccgaggagaaAGAGGACCATATCAACGGAAACGACTGCCACACTCTCCGggccgatgacgccgacggcctgaTGAGTCAGAGGACCTTGGACGAGCATACCCGTAGACCCAAGGGGTCGACGGCATGGTATAACGAACAAGCGCCACCCTTCGCCCTCTGGGTCGCCGGgaacgacgacctcgtcgacggcaagaaGCTCCTCCGGAGGTTCGAGCGAGGTCGCGAGCCGCATGTCAACGTGGTGCACAGCAAGGTTATTCCCGAGTACGAGCATCTTGACGTCATCTGGGCCATGGACGCCCCCGAACAGGTGTTCAAGGAGGTCCGCGAGGTGCTCTGGAAGACCTGCGACGCAAGAGACGAGTGTCGCGTGCCCAAAGGATGCGAGGACGTCAAGCGGTGGACGCCAACGAACAGGGTAGCGAACGGAGAGTCGGAGGAGAGCCAGTCCAGcagcgacgatgccgagtAG